One window of the Carnobacterium maltaromaticum DSM 20342 genome contains the following:
- a CDS encoding LPXTG cell wall anchor domain-containing protein translates to MKRNDILKTLAVCSVTLSMLTTEIGSTALAVEPIVNTEDTTEKNEKVKISEENSIAEEETVIEEDQVVEENTTEEFTEPVQVKQQESAVISNLAETIIPPISRAGETDWEIEMDGFYVGFDGDEEAFTFDLLTNIAVKYIGSRVVTGQVMFNIEDENGQIVVPDTNYEPGTVVKFADYGLTTGEYYVRFIFPTGKNSISAGAYINMQKLEVQSIVDKPINPESILNTSNSDTSNETWVIRHTDGREWTGSGNPTKDFLESLPNGDYTNTVSSTSQTKYGNPLADETTNTFSIRRPDPVVAVEKPFNPKEITAGLELPNSTGSWEIFDESGTVVASGTDITTIPVPTLEGKYTVKVRETSVEGLFKDAETNFEIRYPKATVTVDKPFNPEKITATNKIPDSTVTWEIKDENGKVINSGTGLDIPVPVEEGKYTVTVTETSPEGEISIAKTNFQIRHPEATVTVDKPFNPEKITATNKIPDSTVTWEMKDETGKVINSGTGLDIPVPDEEGKYTVAVTETSPEGETSIAVAKFEIRHPEATVAVDKHFNPEKITATNKIPDSTVTWEIKDENGKVVNSGTGLDIPVPTEEGKYKVIVVETSPEGERSNAETNFEIRHPEATVTVDKSFNPEKITATNKISDSTVTWEMKDETGTVISSGTGLDIPVPDEEGKYQVAVTEISPEGESSIANVDFEIRHPKAEVIVDKAINPEKITGTHKIPDSEVYWVITDEDGKAIASGVGTEIPVPEDEGKYQVTLVEKSPEGEISSDRKKFEVRHPEATVAVDQPFNPEKITATNKISDSTVTWEIVDENGVVISNGTGLDIPVPIEEGKYKVLVTETSPENEISVAETSFEIRHPQAEVEVDKAVNPEKITGSQKILDSTLTWEITDQDGTVISSGTGSDIPVPTDNGHYTVTVTETSPENETSVSSSDFEIRHPKATAEVDKPVNPGKLTAGQELPDSTLTWEVRDLAGNLISTGSGTDAEVPKLEGHYQLITTETSLEGEAHTASVNFEVRYPKAEVEVSKPINPETITGGQKIPDSELTWEITDESGTVISSGSGKDIPVPTENGTYTVKITETSPEGEISIVNDTFVIRHPDATIEIEKPLNPDKITAGQKLPDSTLTWVIKDKDGNIISTGTGPDIPVPTEDGSYTVTVTETSTEGEISITTDTFEIKKNPVIPPVTPEKPGNNQLPNTGGPTTTLTKESNPTKVIKEKLPQTSETANQSLMMGSLLSLAGIAFLLNKRNKDRQKE, encoded by the coding sequence ATGAAAAGAAATGATATTTTAAAGACTCTAGCAGTCTGTTCGGTGACCTTAAGTATGTTAACTACAGAAATAGGATCGACTGCGTTGGCTGTAGAACCAATCGTCAATACAGAAGACACTACTGAAAAAAATGAAAAAGTAAAAATAAGTGAAGAAAACAGTATTGCAGAAGAAGAGACGGTTATAGAAGAAGACCAGGTTGTTGAAGAAAATACTACTGAAGAATTCACTGAACCAGTACAAGTAAAACAACAAGAAAGTGCAGTAATTTCTAATTTAGCAGAAACAATTATTCCACCTATTTCCAGAGCTGGAGAGACTGATTGGGAAATTGAGATGGACGGCTTCTATGTTGGCTTTGACGGTGACGAAGAGGCTTTTACATTTGATTTATTAACCAATATAGCAGTTAAATACATTGGTTCTCGTGTTGTTACAGGCCAAGTGATGTTTAATATTGAAGATGAAAATGGCCAAATAGTTGTACCAGATACAAATTATGAACCCGGTACCGTTGTAAAATTTGCAGATTACGGTTTAACAACAGGTGAGTATTACGTTCGTTTTATTTTTCCGACAGGGAAAAATAGTATTAGTGCTGGAGCATATATAAATATGCAAAAATTAGAAGTTCAGAGTATTGTTGATAAGCCAATTAATCCTGAATCTATTCTAAATACTAGCAACAGTGACACCTCAAATGAAACTTGGGTTATTCGTCACACAGATGGACGAGAATGGACGGGTTCTGGAAATCCAACAAAAGACTTTTTAGAAAGCCTGCCAAATGGGGACTATACAAATACAGTAAGTTCTACAAGTCAAACTAAATACGGCAATCCTTTAGCGGATGAGACAACAAATACCTTTAGCATCCGCCGTCCAGATCCTGTAGTAGCTGTTGAAAAACCATTTAATCCTAAAGAAATTACAGCAGGATTGGAACTACCAAACTCGACTGGTAGCTGGGAAATTTTTGATGAATCAGGCACAGTAGTTGCATCAGGAACGGATATAACAACGATTCCAGTCCCTACTTTAGAAGGGAAATATACAGTTAAAGTCAGAGAAACAAGTGTTGAAGGATTGTTTAAAGATGCAGAAACTAATTTTGAGATTCGCTATCCAAAAGCAACTGTAACAGTAGACAAGCCTTTTAATCCTGAGAAGATTACGGCAACAAATAAAATCCCAGATTCAACAGTAACATGGGAGATCAAAGATGAAAATGGAAAAGTCATTAACAGTGGAACGGGATTAGACATTCCAGTACCAGTTGAAGAAGGAAAATATACAGTAACGGTAACTGAAACAAGTCCAGAAGGCGAAATCAGTATTGCTAAGACTAACTTTCAAATTCGTCATCCAGAAGCAACGGTGACAGTTGATAAGCCTTTTAATCCAGAAAAAATTACGGCAACAAATAAAATCCCAGATTCAACAGTAACGTGGGAAATGAAAGATGAAACTGGAAAAGTCATTAATAGTGGAACAGGCTTAGATATTCCCGTACCAGACGAAGAAGGAAAATATACAGTAGCAGTAACTGAAACAAGTCCAGAAGGCGAGACTAGTATTGCAGTGGCTAAATTTGAGATTCGCCACCCAGAAGCAACAGTAGCTGTCGACAAGCACTTTAACCCAGAGAAGATTACGGCAACAAATAAAATTCCAGATTCAACAGTAACATGGGAGATCAAAGATGAAAATGGAAAAGTCGTTAACAGTGGAACGGGCTTAGATATTCCCGTACCAACCGAAGAAGGAAAATATAAAGTAATTGTAGTCGAAACAAGTCCAGAAGGGGAACGTAGCAATGCTGAGACTAACTTTGAAATTCGTCATCCAGAAGCAACAGTGACAGTTGATAAGTCTTTTAATCCAGAAAAAATAACAGCAACAAATAAAATCTCAGACTCAACGGTGACATGGGAAATGAAAGATGAAACTGGAACGGTTATTAGTAGTGGCACAGGTTTAGATATTCCTGTACCAGACGAAGAAGGAAAATATCAAGTAGCAGTAACTGAAATCAGCCCAGAAGGAGAAAGCAGCATTGCAAATGTTGACTTTGAAATCCGTCATCCAAAAGCGGAAGTTATAGTAGATAAAGCAATCAATCCTGAAAAAATTACTGGAACCCATAAAATTCCAGATTCAGAAGTTTATTGGGTAATTACAGATGAGGACGGAAAAGCTATTGCAAGTGGAGTAGGCACTGAAATTCCTGTTCCAGAAGATGAGGGGAAATACCAAGTTACACTTGTAGAAAAAAGCCCAGAAGGCGAAATTAGTTCAGATAGGAAGAAATTTGAAGTTCGTCATCCAGAAGCAACAGTAGCTGTGGACCAACCTTTTAATCCAGAAAAAATTACAGCAACAAATAAGATTTCAGATTCAACAGTAACATGGGAAATTGTTGACGAAAATGGAGTAGTGATCAGTAATGGCACAGGTTTAGATATTCCAGTACCAATTGAAGAAGGAAAATATAAAGTTTTAGTGACCGAAACCAGTCCCGAAAACGAAATTAGTGTTGCAGAGACTAGTTTTGAAATCCGCCATCCACAAGCGGAAGTTGAAGTAGATAAAGCAGTCAATCCAGAAAAAATTACTGGAAGCCAAAAAATTCTGGATTCAACATTGACATGGGAAATTACAGATCAAGATGGAACGGTAATTAGTAGTGGTACAGGTTCAGATATTCCAGTTCCTACAGACAATGGTCACTATACTGTAACAGTAACAGAAACGAGTCCTGAAAATGAAACTAGTGTCAGTTCATCGGACTTTGAGATTCGTCATCCCAAGGCTACAGCAGAAGTAGATAAACCTGTGAATCCAGGTAAACTTACAGCAGGTCAAGAATTACCAGATTCGACTTTAACTTGGGAAGTGAGAGATTTAGCAGGAAATCTTATTAGCACAGGCAGTGGTACTGATGCGGAGGTACCAAAATTAGAAGGGCACTATCAGTTAATAACTACAGAAACAAGTCTAGAAGGTGAAGCTCATACAGCTTCAGTTAACTTTGAAGTCCGTTATCCAAAAGCGGAAGTTGAAGTTTCTAAACCAATCAATCCAGAGACAATTACAGGAGGTCAAAAAATCCCTGATTCTGAGTTAACCTGGGAAATTACAGATGAATCCGGGACTGTAATTAGCAGTGGTTCTGGTAAGGATATTCCTGTTCCAACAGAGAATGGTACGTATACAGTTAAAATTACAGAAACGAGCCCAGAAGGTGAAATAAGTATCGTAAATGATACATTTGTTATTCGCCATCCAGATGCTACTATTGAAATTGAAAAGCCGCTCAACCCAGATAAAATTACAGCAGGTCAAAAATTACCAGATTCAACATTAACGTGGGTAATTAAGGATAAGGATGGAAATATTATCAGTACTGGAACAGGACCAGATATTCCTGTTCCAACAGAAGATGGTTCGTATACGGTGACAGTTACAGAAACTTCAACTGAGGGTGAGATTTCTATAACGACAGATACTTTTGAAATCAAAAAGAATCCAGTTATACCACCAGTAACACCTGAAAAACCAGGAAATAATCAGTTGCCAAATACTGGTGGACCAACAACAACATTAACAAAAGAATCAAACCCAACAAAAGTAATAAAAGAGAAATTGCCGCAAACCTCAGAAACAGCAAATCAAAGTTTAATGATGGGAAGCCTGTTAAGTTTAGCAGGTATTGCATTCCTATTAAATAAACGAAATAAAGATCGTCAAAAAGAATAA